One Sphingobacteruim zhuxiongii DNA window includes the following coding sequences:
- a CDS encoding deoxyguanosinetriphosphate triphosphohydrolase: MNWNQLISAKRWGYEHREQNEHFDARSEFQRDYDRLIFSSPFRRLQNKTQVFPLPGVVFVHNRLTHSLEVASVGRSLGRLVYNLLKKKHPNIDQEAPFLQEVGNIISAACLSHDLGNPAFGHSGEAAISTFFTDGKGLKYQEMVSKEQWADLTHFEGNANALRILTHAFNGKDPKGFALTYTSLASIVKYPCSAIDGHVKGSHHRKKYGFFDSEKGGFEQIARELGIAKDPHNPKGYMRHPLVYLVEAADDICYNIIDLEDAHHLKILSYKEVEDLLLPLCAGEDLRARLDSLADTASKVSLLRAKAINTLINGCAQLFVDREADFLEGTFDKALMDALSPEIVAHMKLISDISVQRIYNAPTVVQIEIAGFKVMNALLEEFVPAYLKTNKSMFDKKVVAMMPEQFHSERDDTYSKIRAVLDYVSGMTDVYAVDLYRKIKGISIASLD; encoded by the coding sequence ATGAATTGGAATCAGTTAATTTCGGCAAAGCGCTGGGGGTATGAACATCGCGAGCAAAATGAACACTTTGATGCTCGCTCGGAGTTTCAGCGTGATTATGATCGTTTGATCTTTTCCTCACCTTTCCGTCGATTACAAAATAAAACGCAGGTGTTTCCGCTTCCTGGTGTGGTATTCGTTCATAACCGACTAACGCATAGTTTGGAGGTTGCTTCAGTTGGTCGTTCATTAGGACGTCTTGTATATAACCTTTTGAAAAAGAAGCATCCCAACATAGATCAAGAGGCGCCATTTCTTCAAGAAGTGGGGAATATTATCTCTGCAGCTTGTTTGTCACATGATCTTGGGAATCCAGCTTTTGGTCATTCAGGAGAGGCTGCCATTTCGACGTTCTTCACCGACGGTAAGGGACTGAAATATCAGGAAATGGTTAGCAAAGAACAATGGGCAGACTTAACCCATTTCGAGGGTAATGCAAATGCTTTACGCATATTAACGCATGCTTTTAATGGGAAAGATCCGAAAGGGTTTGCTTTGACTTATACGAGTCTAGCATCCATTGTGAAATATCCTTGTTCAGCAATCGATGGACATGTTAAAGGGTCGCATCACCGGAAAAAATATGGCTTTTTCGACTCTGAGAAAGGTGGATTTGAGCAGATTGCTAGGGAGCTTGGCATAGCTAAAGATCCGCATAATCCGAAAGGTTATATGCGTCATCCATTGGTGTATCTTGTAGAGGCGGCTGACGATATTTGTTATAATATCATTGATTTGGAAGATGCGCATCATTTAAAGATTCTTTCCTATAAAGAAGTTGAAGATTTATTATTGCCGCTTTGCGCAGGCGAGGACCTTCGGGCACGTTTAGATAGTTTAGCAGATACCGCTAGTAAGGTATCATTGCTTCGTGCAAAAGCCATCAATACGTTGATTAATGGCTGTGCGCAGCTATTTGTGGATCGGGAAGCTGATTTTCTGGAAGGGACATTTGATAAAGCGCTGATGGACGCACTAAGTCCAGAAATTGTGGCTCATATGAAGTTGATATCGGATATTTCGGTACAACGAATCTACAATGCGCCAACGGTCGTACAGATTGAAATTGCAGGTTTTAAGGTGATGAATGCGCTATTAGAAGAGTTTGTTCCAGCCTATCTAAAAACCAATAAGTCGATGTTTGATAAAAAAGTGGTTGCTATGATGCCTGAACAGTTCCATTCTGAACGAGACGATACGTACTCCAAGATTAGAGCCGTACTCGACTATGTTTCGGGAATGACGGATGTTTACGCGGTGGATTTATATAGAAAGATTAAAGGAATTTCGATAGCGTCGTTGGATTAG
- a CDS encoding aldose epimerase family protein — protein MTVYKLPEKKDFESQLNGKNTHLITLTNRAGMQVALTDYGARLVSALVPDKHGDLIDVVLGFSSVEDYYTAQEPYHGATIGRFCNRIAKGTFTLNDKCYTLAQNNGSNSLHGGPNGFHNRVWDRQVSFNKVVDFYYTSPDGEEGFPGELKTNVSYELSNENEIIIHFRASSDAETIINFTNHAFFNLNGEGNGDVLNHEVCIKSEEFIPIDKNQVPTGDISPVDGTALDFRQPKKIVDFIDSQDEQLLNAGGFDHTFVNNQEPSQAVASAYSKESGILLEVFTTEPGVHLYAGNFLADDTGKSGHKYLRYGGLCFEAQHYPDSPNHATFPSVILKPGEEFQSTIKFKFSIKKEA, from the coding sequence ATGACTGTTTATAAACTCCCCGAGAAAAAAGATTTTGAAAGCCAACTAAATGGCAAAAACACTCATCTTATCACCCTCACTAACCGTGCGGGTATGCAAGTAGCCTTAACAGATTATGGTGCGCGATTGGTTAGCGCTCTGGTTCCAGATAAGCATGGAGATCTTATCGATGTTGTCCTAGGCTTCTCGAGCGTCGAAGATTATTACACCGCTCAAGAACCTTATCATGGCGCAACTATTGGTAGATTTTGCAACCGTATTGCCAAGGGGACATTCACATTAAACGACAAATGCTATACGCTCGCCCAAAATAATGGTAGCAATAGTTTGCACGGTGGCCCCAATGGTTTCCACAACCGTGTATGGGACCGTCAAGTCAGCTTCAATAAAGTGGTTGATTTCTACTACACCTCGCCTGATGGCGAAGAAGGATTCCCTGGAGAACTTAAAACCAATGTGTCTTACGAACTTAGCAATGAGAATGAAATTATAATACATTTTCGAGCTTCCTCTGATGCTGAAACAATTATCAATTTCACCAATCATGCATTCTTCAACCTTAACGGAGAGGGAAACGGCGATGTATTAAACCATGAAGTATGTATTAAATCCGAAGAATTCATTCCTATCGACAAAAACCAAGTGCCAACTGGAGATATATCCCCTGTAGATGGAACTGCACTTGACTTTCGACAGCCTAAAAAAATTGTAGATTTTATCGATAGCCAAGATGAGCAGTTGTTAAATGCGGGCGGTTTCGATCATACATTTGTAAACAATCAGGAACCCAGTCAAGCAGTTGCTTCTGCGTATTCGAAAGAAAGCGGAATATTATTGGAAGTGTTTACGACAGAACCTGGCGTACACCTCTATGCGGGTAACTTCTTAGCCGATGATACCGGAAAATCCGGCCATAAATATCTGCGCTATGGTGGGCTTTGTTTCGAAGCGCAACATTATCCAGATAGTCCGAATCATGCAACGTTCCCTTCTGTAATTTTAAAGCCTGGAGAAGAATTTCAAAGCACTATCAAATTCAAGTTTAGCATAAAAAAGGAGGCATAA